In Hallerella succinigenes, the following are encoded in one genomic region:
- a CDS encoding LptE family protein, translating to MNRLKLLFFTLLPLLALCGCYSFTASTLPSHIRTVQIHEVDNKTLDPVLANTLRDSVEKLFRKNAGSVRLVNSEADADFQLTLLSYTNKPENFTSGSEVETYRVTMKVNVRFYDNVAEKMIYKGDNLSADGTYDVLQNETEDRHGQARAIEKLQDLIIANALAKW from the coding sequence ATGAATCGTTTGAAACTCCTCTTTTTCACGTTGCTTCCCCTGCTCGCCTTGTGCGGTTGCTACAGCTTTACCGCGAGTACACTTCCGAGCCATATCCGGACGGTACAGATTCATGAAGTGGATAACAAGACTTTGGATCCGGTCCTTGCGAATACGCTCCGGGACAGCGTCGAAAAACTTTTCCGAAAAAACGCAGGCAGTGTTCGCCTGGTGAATTCCGAAGCCGATGCGGACTTTCAACTCACCCTGTTAAGTTATACGAACAAACCAGAAAACTTCACCAGCGGTTCCGAAGTCGAAACGTACCGCGTCACGATGAAGGTAAACGTTCGCTTTTATGACAACGTGGCAGAAAAGATGATTTACAAGGGCGACAACCTTTCCGCCGACGGAACCTATGACGTTCTGCAAAACGAAACGGAAGACCGCCACGGTCAGGCGCGCGCCATCGAAAAACTACAGGATCTGATCATTGCCAATGCCTTGGCGAAGTGGTAA